From Actinomycetota bacterium, a single genomic window includes:
- a CDS encoding polyprenyl synthetase family protein, whose protein sequence is MPEGNDPTAVVDVDVRADLDLVEETLREAVDSSDPFVREAASHLLEAGGKRFRPMLVLLSGHLGDPKDPRLIPCAAAIELTHLATLYHDDVIDEALLRRGAPSANVRFDNSVAILTGDYLFARSSSLAAELGTYVSQVLADTIGLLCEGQIMETNHAGTDRQTVERYLAVVERKTAALLATSCRLGAWLAGVPEAQVEAVTEFGRAVGVAFQLSDDVLDIAGREEESGKTPGTDIREGVWTLPVLETLAGRVPGADELRAALSGGDVDVALELLRTNGSIELALEAVGDWARRAKEALAAVPDGPGRIALERLADFLTGRTG, encoded by the coding sequence ATGCCGGAAGGCAACGATCCGACCGCCGTCGTCGACGTCGACGTCCGAGCCGATCTGGACCTCGTCGAGGAGACGCTCCGAGAAGCCGTCGACTCCAGCGATCCCTTCGTGCGTGAGGCCGCTTCGCATCTGCTCGAGGCCGGGGGGAAGCGGTTCCGTCCGATGCTGGTGCTGCTGTCCGGCCACCTCGGCGACCCGAAGGATCCGCGGCTCATCCCGTGCGCGGCCGCGATCGAGCTGACCCATCTCGCGACGCTGTACCACGACGACGTCATCGACGAAGCGCTCCTGCGCCGGGGAGCTCCCAGCGCCAACGTGCGCTTCGACAACTCCGTCGCGATCCTGACCGGCGACTATCTCTTCGCGCGCTCGTCCAGCCTCGCCGCGGAGCTGGGCACGTACGTCAGCCAGGTCCTCGCCGACACGATCGGCCTTTTGTGCGAAGGCCAGATCATGGAGACCAACCACGCAGGCACCGACCGTCAGACGGTCGAGCGCTACCTCGCCGTCGTCGAGCGCAAGACGGCCGCGCTCCTGGCCACGTCCTGCCGCCTCGGCGCCTGGCTCGCCGGCGTTCCGGAGGCGCAGGTCGAAGCGGTTACCGAGTTCGGCCGCGCCGTCGGGGTGGCCTTCCAGCTCTCCGACGACGTGCTGGACATCGCCGGCCGGGAGGAGGAGTCGGGGAAGACCCCCGGCACCGATATCCGCGAGGGCGTCTGGACCCTGCCGGTCCTCGAGACGCTCGCGGGTCGGGTGCCGGGCGCGGATGAACTGCGGGCAGCGCTGTCCGGTGGGGACGTCGATGTCGCGCTCGAGCTGCTTCGGACCAACGGCTCGATCGAACTGGCGCTGGAAGCGGTGGGTGACTGGGCGCGTCGCGCGAAGGAGGCGCTCGCCGCGGTTCCGGACGGGCCCGGGCGGATCGCTCTGGAACGGCTCGCCGACTTCTTGACGGGGCGAACCGGGTGA
- a CDS encoding NADH-quinone oxidoreductase subunit D, with amino-acid sequence MELIVAGEGELATEEMILNIGPQHPSTHGVLRVVITLDGERITDAEPVIGYMHRAFEKLAEARDYRQIIALVNRHDWLSAYGNELGVALIVEKMMGLEVPPRATWIRMLLTEWNRVLNHLMFLGSYGLELGAMTPMFYAFREREDIQALMESVTGGRLHFTSCRVGGLKEDLPKGALDHSRRLVKKVRNRLYDYEGLLLGNEIFKKRTVGVGSLPGEVAKDYGVTGPILQASGVAEDSRKTEPYLFYDQVEFDVPVGENGDSFDRFNVLYGRIQQSLRIIEQVNDMIPAGPIIPGKMPKTIKAPEGNYYLRTENSLGECGYYLVSRGDKYPWRMKMRTPSFSNVSMIPYLLPGILVPDLIAVLGSVFFVVGDVDR; translated from the coding sequence ATGGAGCTGATCGTTGCCGGCGAGGGCGAGCTCGCGACCGAGGAGATGATCCTCAACATCGGCCCGCAGCACCCCTCGACGCACGGCGTGCTCCGGGTGGTCATCACGCTCGACGGCGAGCGCATCACCGACGCGGAACCGGTCATCGGATACATGCACCGGGCTTTCGAGAAGCTCGCGGAGGCGCGCGACTACCGGCAGATCATCGCGCTCGTGAACCGGCACGACTGGCTTTCGGCCTACGGCAACGAGCTCGGCGTCGCGCTGATCGTCGAGAAGATGATGGGCCTCGAAGTGCCTCCGCGCGCCACGTGGATCCGCATGCTCCTCACCGAGTGGAACCGGGTGCTGAACCACCTGATGTTCCTCGGCTCCTACGGCCTCGAGCTCGGCGCGATGACGCCGATGTTCTACGCGTTCCGCGAGCGCGAGGACATCCAGGCGCTCATGGAATCGGTGACCGGCGGCCGTCTGCACTTCACCTCCTGCCGCGTCGGTGGGCTCAAAGAGGACCTGCCCAAGGGCGCCCTCGACCACTCGCGCCGCCTGGTGAAGAAGGTGCGCAACCGCCTCTACGACTACGAGGGCCTCCTGCTCGGCAACGAGATCTTCAAGAAGCGAACGGTCGGCGTAGGATCGCTGCCCGGTGAGGTCGCGAAGGACTACGGCGTCACCGGTCCGATCCTCCAAGCCTCGGGCGTCGCCGAGGACTCACGCAAGACCGAGCCTTACCTCTTCTACGACCAGGTTGAGTTCGATGTTCCGGTCGGCGAGAACGGCGACTCGTTCGACCGGTTCAACGTCCTGTACGGCCGGATCCAGCAGTCGCTCCGGATCATCGAGCAGGTCAACGACATGATCCCCGCCGGGCCGATCATCCCCGGCAAGATGCCGAAGACGATCAAGGCACCGGAGGGGAATTACTACCTGCGGACGGAGAACTCGCTGGGCGAGTGCGGCTACTACCTTGTCTCGCGCGGCGACAAGTACCCGTGGCGCATGAAGATGCGAACGCCCTCGTTCTCCAACGTCAGCATGATCCCGTACCTTCTTCCCGGCATCCTCGTCCCGGATCTCATCGCGGTGCTCGGGAGCGTGTTCTTCGTGGTCGGAGACGTCGACCGGTGA
- a CDS encoding NADH-quinone oxidoreductase subunit M: protein MGILSWTLWLPLAGAAVLAFVPSARHTAIRWWALAVSVGGFGTSLAVLARFDKSDAGFQLVEQHQWIRAFGASYKVGVDGISLWLVVLTAFLFPICVLASWNVTRNPKLFMGLLLGLETAILGVFLSMDLLLFYVFWEGMLVPMYFLIGYWGYERRVYAAVKFFLYTLFGGLVMLAGILVVGFQARSALGHVTFDYEQLSQVAFSTGIQNWLFVAFFAAFAIKIPLFPFHTWLPDAHTEAPTAGSIILAGVLLKLGGFGFLRYSLPLFPDAARDAVPWVVALALIGIVYGAIVCAMQKDLKRLIAYSSISHLGFVVLGIFVFTIQGLSGGTFQMISHGLSTGALFLLVGMLYERRHTREISDFGGLATAAPVYAGLFLIVALSSLGLPGLNGFVGEFLVILGAFARNRVWAVIAATGVIFAAVYLLWAYQRVFHGPITIEENRLIPDVTLREAVALVPLVGLIILMGLWPKPFLERMEPSLERVRARVVQQEPVASLQDASPGTGG, encoded by the coding sequence ATGGGCATCCTTTCCTGGACGCTGTGGCTCCCACTCGCCGGCGCAGCCGTGCTGGCGTTCGTTCCGAGCGCGCGCCACACCGCGATCCGGTGGTGGGCGCTCGCGGTGTCGGTCGGCGGCTTCGGAACCTCGCTCGCGGTGCTCGCGCGATTCGACAAGTCGGACGCCGGCTTCCAGCTCGTCGAGCAGCACCAGTGGATTCGCGCGTTCGGGGCGAGCTACAAGGTCGGCGTCGACGGCATCAGCCTCTGGCTTGTCGTCCTCACCGCGTTCCTGTTCCCGATCTGTGTGCTCGCGTCGTGGAACGTGACGCGCAACCCGAAGCTCTTCATGGGGCTCCTGCTTGGCCTCGAGACCGCGATCCTCGGCGTCTTCCTGTCGATGGACCTGCTCCTCTTCTACGTGTTCTGGGAAGGGATGCTCGTCCCGATGTACTTCCTGATCGGCTACTGGGGGTACGAGCGTCGCGTTTACGCCGCCGTGAAGTTCTTCCTGTACACGCTCTTCGGCGGCCTCGTGATGCTCGCCGGGATCCTCGTCGTCGGGTTCCAGGCCCGGTCGGCGCTCGGCCATGTCACGTTCGACTACGAGCAGCTGTCGCAGGTCGCGTTCTCCACCGGCATCCAGAATTGGCTGTTCGTCGCGTTCTTCGCGGCGTTCGCGATCAAGATCCCGCTGTTCCCGTTCCACACCTGGCTGCCCGACGCGCATACCGAGGCGCCGACCGCGGGCTCGATCATCCTCGCCGGCGTGCTGCTCAAGCTCGGCGGGTTCGGGTTCCTGCGGTACTCGCTGCCGCTGTTCCCCGACGCCGCGCGCGACGCCGTGCCGTGGGTCGTCGCTCTGGCGCTGATCGGGATCGTGTATGGGGCGATCGTCTGCGCGATGCAGAAGGACCTCAAGCGCCTGATCGCGTACTCCTCGATCTCGCACCTCGGGTTCGTGGTGCTCGGCATCTTCGTGTTCACGATCCAGGGGCTCAGCGGCGGGACGTTCCAGATGATCTCCCACGGCCTGTCGACGGGCGCGCTCTTCCTGCTCGTCGGTATGCTCTACGAGCGGCGTCACACGCGAGAGATCTCGGACTTCGGCGGGCTGGCTACCGCAGCCCCGGTCTACGCCGGCCTGTTTCTGATCGTCGCGCTGTCGTCGTTGGGACTGCCCGGGCTGAACGGCTTCGTGGGGGAGTTTCTGGTGATCCTTGGGGCTTTCGCCAGGAACCGCGTTTGGGCTGTGATCGCGGCCACCGGCGTGATCTTCGCTGCGGTCTACCTTCTCTGGGCGTACCAGCGCGTGTTCCACGGACCGATCACGATCGAGGAGAACCGCCTCATCCCCGACGTGACGCTGCGCGAGGCCGTGGCGCTCGTGCCGCTCGTCGGTCTGATCATCTTGATGGGCTTGTGGCCCAAGCCGTTCCTCGAGCGCATGGAACCCTCGCTCGAACGCGTCCGCGCGCGTGTTGTCCAGCAGGAGCCCGTCGCGTCGCTGCAAGACGCCTCGCCGGGGACGGGCGGCTGA
- a CDS encoding NADH-quinone oxidoreductase subunit B family protein, producing the protein MGLIDKVEVPQPIKFVLNWGRKYSLWVMNFGLACCAIELIAASTSRHDFIRLGVIPVAHGPRQADLLVVAGTLTDKMAPALKRVYEQIPEPKYVISFGSCSNCGGPYWDSYSVTKGVDQIVPVDVYVPGCPPRPEALLEGILRLQQEIGKESLKERFERADREPIVVGGNFGPVDLSNR; encoded by the coding sequence ATGGGCCTGATCGACAAGGTCGAAGTTCCTCAGCCGATCAAGTTCGTCCTCAACTGGGGGCGCAAGTATTCGCTGTGGGTCATGAACTTCGGCCTCGCGTGCTGCGCCATCGAGCTCATCGCCGCGTCGACCTCACGGCACGACTTCATCCGCCTCGGCGTCATCCCGGTCGCTCACGGGCCGCGCCAAGCCGACCTTCTCGTCGTCGCCGGCACGCTCACCGACAAGATGGCGCCGGCCCTCAAGCGCGTGTACGAGCAGATCCCCGAGCCCAAGTACGTGATCAGCTTCGGGTCGTGCTCGAACTGCGGCGGCCCTTACTGGGATTCCTATTCGGTAACCAAGGGCGTCGATCAGATCGTCCCCGTGGACGTGTACGTGCCGGGCTGCCCGCCGCGGCCCGAGGCACTGCTCGAGGGGATCCTCCGCCTCCAGCAGGAGATCGGGAAGGAATCGCTCAAGGAGCGGTTCGAGCGCGCCGATCGCGAGCCGATCGTCGTCGGAGGCAACTTCGGCCCGGTGGATCTCTCGAACCGATGA
- the nuoN gene encoding NADH-quinone oxidoreductase subunit NuoN — translation MFETPEIAWRAIAPELALVGGGVLTLLIDAFRPRVRRAILAFLTLASVGLASWFTFDLKDTRDVVMQGTLAVDGVALFGKLILLATCAMTVVISYHYLSHRRIHRGEYYPLILFCTAGMTLLAAANDLLLVFLALELLSLCLYVLAGFARRDDASQESALKYFLLGAFSSAFLLYGIALIYGATNTTNISAISQVAAAVNPRLMFFAMGLLAVGFGFKVAAVPFHMWTPDVYQGAPTSVTGYMAAGTKAAGFIALLRVFQVGLGPLQWDWRPVLWIVAVLTMTVGAVVAITQTDLKRLLAYSSIAHAGYVLIGVIAANRDGTAGALFYLLVYAFMTLGAFATIIASAPGGRERLHLNEWTGLGQRHPLFAGLMTLFLLSLAGIPPTAGFMGKFFVFSAAVEAGETGLVVVGVLTSAIAAFFYLKVIVAMWLQEPAPGDAGLGQSTALTFGLAVAAAVTVAVGVWPQGLIQLARNAGIFTG, via the coding sequence ATGTTCGAAACGCCCGAGATCGCCTGGCGCGCAATCGCTCCCGAGCTGGCGCTCGTGGGCGGCGGCGTCCTGACGCTGCTGATCGACGCCTTCCGGCCGCGCGTGCGGCGCGCGATCCTCGCCTTCCTCACGCTCGCGAGCGTCGGGCTGGCCTCGTGGTTCACCTTCGACCTCAAGGACACGCGCGATGTCGTGATGCAGGGCACGCTCGCCGTCGACGGTGTCGCGCTGTTCGGCAAGCTGATCCTGCTCGCCACCTGCGCGATGACGGTCGTGATCTCGTACCACTACCTGTCGCATCGCCGGATCCACCGCGGCGAGTACTACCCGCTCATCCTGTTCTGCACCGCCGGCATGACGCTGCTCGCCGCCGCCAACGACCTCCTGCTGGTCTTCCTCGCGCTCGAGCTCCTCTCCCTTTGCCTGTACGTTCTGGCGGGGTTCGCCCGACGGGACGACGCGTCCCAGGAGAGCGCACTGAAGTACTTCTTGCTGGGCGCGTTCTCGTCCGCGTTCTTGCTTTACGGGATCGCGTTGATCTACGGGGCGACGAACACCACGAACATCTCCGCGATCTCGCAGGTCGCCGCAGCCGTGAACCCGCGTCTGATGTTCTTCGCGATGGGGCTGCTCGCGGTCGGCTTCGGCTTCAAGGTCGCCGCGGTGCCGTTCCACATGTGGACGCCCGACGTCTATCAGGGCGCGCCCACCTCGGTTACCGGCTATATGGCCGCCGGAACCAAGGCGGCCGGCTTCATCGCGTTGCTTCGGGTCTTCCAGGTCGGGCTCGGGCCGTTGCAGTGGGACTGGCGGCCGGTTCTCTGGATCGTCGCGGTCCTGACGATGACGGTCGGCGCCGTGGTGGCGATCACGCAGACCGATCTGAAACGCTTGCTCGCGTACTCGTCGATCGCGCACGCGGGCTACGTGCTGATCGGAGTGATCGCCGCGAACCGGGACGGCACGGCCGGAGCCCTGTTCTATCTGCTGGTGTACGCCTTCATGACCCTCGGCGCGTTCGCCACGATCATCGCGAGCGCGCCGGGAGGCCGCGAGCGGCTGCACCTCAACGAATGGACCGGCCTCGGCCAGCGTCACCCGCTCTTCGCCGGGCTCATGACCTTGTTCTTGCTGTCGCTCGCCGGCATCCCGCCAACCGCCGGCTTCATGGGCAAGTTCTTCGTGTTCTCCGCGGCGGTCGAGGCCGGGGAGACCGGGCTCGTCGTCGTGGGGGTGCTCACGAGCGCGATCGCCGCCTTCTTCTACCTCAAGGTGATCGTTGCGATGTGGCTCCAAGAACCGGCGCCGGGGGACGCCGGCCTCGGGCAGTCCACGGCGCTGACGTTCGGATTGGCCGTCGCGGCTGCGGTCACCGTCGCCGTCGGCGTTTGGCCGCAAGGCTTGATCCAGCTCGCGCGCAACGCCGGGATCTTCACGGGATAG
- a CDS encoding NADH-quinone oxidoreductase subunit C — protein MTPEELVAHLQEVDASAVERHELQFGQLSVWVPAAKWQEFARHLKGCGRCRFDMITFICGVDWPDDNEIEIVAHLYSVRRQHKINMKIRVPREDARVPTLSGVWRGADWHERETAELYGVIFEGHPHLVKLLLPEAFEGYPMRKDFLLMTREAKEWEGREEPGPPGSSPRPGRVPTSVGASPARGHAAAAVAAAPSPAEGGPAAPAAAEEPSAAPAAPTEDDPAASPSDRGDA, from the coding sequence ATGACGCCCGAAGAGCTCGTCGCCCACCTCCAGGAGGTCGACGCGTCCGCCGTCGAGCGGCACGAGCTTCAGTTCGGGCAGCTTTCGGTCTGGGTGCCGGCGGCGAAGTGGCAAGAGTTCGCTCGCCACCTCAAGGGCTGCGGGCGCTGCCGCTTCGACATGATCACGTTCATCTGTGGCGTGGACTGGCCCGACGACAACGAGATCGAGATCGTCGCTCACCTCTACTCCGTTCGCCGCCAGCACAAGATCAACATGAAGATCAGGGTGCCGCGTGAGGACGCGAGGGTCCCGACCCTGTCGGGCGTCTGGCGGGGAGCCGACTGGCACGAGCGGGAGACCGCCGAACTGTATGGGGTCATCTTCGAAGGCCACCCACACCTGGTGAAGCTGCTGCTTCCCGAAGCCTTCGAGGGGTATCCCATGCGCAAGGACTTCCTGCTGATGACCCGCGAGGCAAAGGAATGGGAGGGTCGCGAAGAGCCCGGCCCACCCGGGTCGAGTCCGCGCCCCGGCCGCGTCCCGACGAGTGTCGGCGCTTCGCCGGCACGGGGACACGCCGCCGCAGCCGTCGCGGCCGCTCCGTCCCCGGCAGAAGGCGGGCCCGCTGCGCCGGCCGCTGCGGAGGAGCCGTCTGCCGCTCCCGCCGCCCCAACCGAAGACGATCCCGCAGCGTCCCCGAGCGACCGGGGCGATGCGTGA
- a CDS encoding NADH-quinone oxidoreductase subunit A, whose product MTDYFWQYGTVGAVAIAGAILVSGVFFLNRLVRPRKDRPEKLTTYECGIDPVGQGWSQTQIRYYIFAFLFVIFDVESVFLFPWAVVFEDFPNPGQVLVEMVIFIGILAIGLLYAWKKKVLEWI is encoded by the coding sequence GTGACGGACTACTTCTGGCAGTACGGGACCGTTGGGGCGGTCGCCATCGCGGGGGCCATCCTCGTCAGCGGCGTGTTCTTCCTCAACCGCTTGGTGCGGCCTCGCAAGGACCGCCCCGAGAAGCTCACCACCTACGAATGCGGCATCGACCCGGTGGGACAGGGCTGGAGCCAAACCCAGATCCGCTACTACATCTTCGCGTTCCTGTTCGTCATCTTCGATGTGGAGAGCGTTTTCCTCTTCCCCTGGGCCGTCGTGTTCGAGGACTTCCCGAACCCGGGGCAGGTGCTCGTCGAGATGGTGATCTTCATCGGCATCCTCGCCATCGGGCTTCTCTACGCTTGGAAGAAGAAGGTGCTGGAGTGGATCTAG
- a CDS encoding carbonic anhydrase has translation MISAREACERLREGNLRFVSDLESREGLASQTRRNELASGQEPFAVILGCSDSRVPAEIVFDQGLGDLFVIRVAGNIVASSQVGSVEFAAARFGTRLVVVLGHSQCGAVMATLEELQLPSGTQSPHLRSILDRVRPSVEALATELSHDPDALIRQAVRSNICASADQLRHGSEVLEHLIRNDGLMIVGAEYSLETGLVDFFDGEPGVG, from the coding sequence ATGATCTCAGCGCGAGAGGCATGCGAGCGTCTGCGAGAGGGGAACCTGCGCTTCGTATCGGACCTTGAGAGCCGTGAGGGGCTCGCGAGTCAAACGCGCCGAAACGAATTGGCGAGTGGTCAGGAGCCGTTCGCCGTCATCCTCGGATGTTCCGACTCGCGGGTGCCGGCCGAGATCGTCTTCGATCAAGGCCTCGGCGACCTGTTTGTGATCCGCGTTGCCGGCAATATCGTCGCTTCTTCTCAAGTCGGTAGTGTCGAGTTCGCCGCAGCGCGGTTCGGCACGCGGCTGGTCGTAGTTCTGGGGCATTCCCAGTGCGGCGCCGTTATGGCAACCCTGGAAGAGCTTCAACTGCCGTCTGGTACCCAGTCGCCGCACCTTCGTTCGATCCTGGACCGCGTTCGGCCGTCCGTGGAAGCGTTGGCTACGGAGCTCAGTCACGACCCTGATGCTCTTATCCGGCAGGCCGTTCGGTCGAACATCTGCGCCTCAGCGGATCAGCTGCGACACGGATCGGAAGTCCTCGAGCACCTGATCCGAAACGATGGGCTGATGATCGTGGGTGCCGAGTATTCGCTCGAGACCGGCCTCGTGGACTTCTTCGACGGCGAGCCGGGGGTGGGCTGA